One Clavelina lepadiformis chromosome 1, kaClaLepa1.1, whole genome shotgun sequence genomic region harbors:
- the LOC143469075 gene encoding heparan sulfate glucosamine 3-O-sulfotransferase 1-like: MLFPYKHTGLVLILLVGSAAFFSISLFQNLAAEIYQRSPAKPEYPKSFLFEQSSNKPDTRWREELWEDLIKSCENQTKAKRLPKIIGIGVEKCGTHALLHFLRPHPLIRVAKPMETHFFDAKPGASVRSYLLMLPEVEKNAFAMEKTPAYFNFRPSSIPANIKRMVPDAKLLLVLCNPVDRVLSDFYQEWIMFNITHPGKGQFRYKSVDQYVHDYFPRIQQAIGDFDQKNALLQEDRVFDLMGKDYLSHIITTGFYALHLQRWFKYFNETNLMVIDSEAMLQDPGSVIEEVQEFLKLPKVLLKQDYVKEEDSGYFCYKNWRDENKLDCLPSAKRRTRNGNKSLPPDVTSKLQGLFQSHNEALFKMLGRKLWV; encoded by the exons ATGTTGTTTCCTTATAAACACACAGGTTTGGTTCTGATATTGCTTGTAGGTTCAGCCGCTTTCTTCAGCATTAgcttatttcaaaatttagcaGCAGAAATATATCAAAGATCTCCAGCAAAACCAG AATATCCGAAGTCTTTTCTATTTGAGCAGTCAAGTAATAAACCGGATACCAGATGGAGAGAGGAATTATGGGAAGATCTAATTAAATCTTGCGAGAATCAG ACAAAAGCAAAACGACTTCCGAAGATCATCGGAATAGGAGTCGAGAAATGTGGGACTCACGCTCTGTTGCACTTCCTGCGTCCGCATCCTCTGATCCGAGTCGCAAAACCAATGGAGACTCACTTTTTTGATGCTAAACCAGGCGCGAGCGTTCGTAGTTACTT GCTAATGTTGCCTGAAGTGGAGAAGAATGCGTTTGCGATGGAGAAGACTCCGGCTTACTTCAATTTCCGCCCGTCTTCCATTCCCGCCAACATCAAGAGGATGGTTCCTGATGCTAAACTCCTCCTGGTCCTCTGCAATCCAGTTGATCGGGTCCTCTCCGATTTTTATCAAGAA TGGATCATGTTCAACATCACTCATCCAGGTAAGGGGCAGTTCAGATACAAGAGCGTGGACCAATATGTCCATGATTACTTTCCTCGGATCCAACAAGCAATCGGAGACTTTGACCAGAAGAATGCTCTTTTGCAAGAAGACAGAGTCTTTGATCTGATGGGGAAGGATTACTTGAGTCACATCATTACAACTGGATTTTACGCCTTGCATCTACAAAGAtggtttaaatatttcaatgaaacCAACTTGATGGTCATAGACTCCGAGGCGATGTTGCAAGATCCGGGAAGTGTGATAGAGGAGGTTCAGGAATTTCTCAAACTTCCGAAGGTTCTATTAAAGCAGGATTACGTCAAAGAGGAGGATAGCggatatttttgttataaaaactgGAGAGATGAGAATAAACTGGATTGTCTGCCGTCGGCCAAGCGAAGAACAAGAAATGGCAATAAATCGCTACCGCCAGATGTCACTAGTAAGCTGCAGGGGTTATTTCAGAGTCACAATgaagctttgtttaaaatgttagGGAGAAAATTATGGGTTTAA
- the LOC143461307 gene encoding tyrosine-protein phosphatase Lar-like, with amino-acid sequence MVKLKQEWSDARLPKHYVIAGLLLAACRPAMREPIDVEFAEVRSTSFVVEWSSMVQKSYKISIERNNSMFSQDNIVSVTSPYLVKTTTSGGAIEPSTTYKIRIQVVNSTKPDNGSHTFLLETAPPAPSDVRVSDNHRFHFKLSWNHSDPRSKTTRYRVICRSASGREIITKTTGGTTTATTMSRLVDNTHYKISVVALTSSANVRSDESPPLLTETAPGIPKVSLRSPIGPSADNKTMIKVDWTKPEGGDAVTTYTVEWFRFDDSKYFKTIRHSKNSDMYSYTIQGLTPGGTYRVRVKSTNFARSGRLSTSISRTTVPNSVKNLKAFQNREKSNKEIHVTGIRSWALEARSRSGIKLTRNQTDSIRHQALKQTSVLPQRHYMLSLVAITRLTSLFTAETSQANAKLCASAQ; translated from the exons ATGGTAAAGTTAAAGCAAGAGTGGTCTGATGCAAGATTACCCAAACATTACGTCATTGCTGGATTGCTTTTAGCAGCTTGTAGACCGGCG ATGCGAGAACCCATTGACGTAGAATTTGCAGAAGTTCGTTCAACGTCATTCGTGGTTGAATGGAGCAGCATGGTTCAAAAATCTTACAAGATCTCCATCGAGAGAAACAACTCCATGTTTAGCCAAGACAACATAGTCAGCGTCACGTCTCCC TATTTGGTGAAAACCACGACATCTGGCGGTGCAATAGAACCAAGCACGACATACAAGATTCGCATTCAAGTCGTCAACTCAACCAAACCAGACAATGGTAGTCACACATTTCTGCTCGAGACAG CCCCACCAGCTCCAAGCGACGTACGAGTAAGCGACAACCATCGCTTCCATTTTAAACTGTCATGGAACCATTCAGACCCAAGATCGAAAACGACTCGCTACAGAGTCATCTGCAGGTCAGCGAGTGGAAGAGAAATAATCACCAAGACCACCGGTGGAACCACTACGGCGACAACTATGAGCCGGCTTGTAGACAACACTCACTATAAAATTTCCGTGGTGGCGCTGACGTCATCTGCTAACGTCAGAAGTGACGAAAGTCCTCCACTTTTGACCGAGACAG CCCCTGGTATCCCCAAAGTGTCGCTGCGCTCGCCTATTGGTCCATCTGCGGACAACAAGACGATGATTAAAGTTGATTGGACGAAACCAGAAGGCGGTGACGCGGTTACCACTTATACTGTTGAATGGTTTCGCTTCGACGACTCAAAATACTTCAAAACTATTCGCCACAGCAAGAATAGCGACATGTACTCGTACACCATCCAAGGGCTAACTCCGGGAGGGACGTATCGAGTGCGGGTAAAATCGACAAACTTCGCAAGATCCGGGCGCCTTTCAACCAGCATCAGCCGTACAACCG tTCCTAACTCTGTCAAAAATCTCAAGGCTTTTCAAAACagagaaaaatcaaacaaagagATTCATGTCACTGGGATAAGGTCTTGGGCGTTGGAAGCTCGATCAAG GTCTGGTATCAAGCTTACTCGGAATCAAACAGATTCAATAAGACATCAAGCGTTGAAGCAGACTTCAGTTCTACCACAGCGACACTACATGTTGTCCCTGGTTGCAATTACTCGATTGACGTCATTGTTTACAGCAGAAACATCTCAAGCGAATGCAAAACTCTGCGCATCAGCTCAA TAA
- the LOC143464095 gene encoding heparan sulfate glucosamine 3-O-sulfotransferase 1-like, whose translation MLTLMKSLLLGVFCLSVVTLCLFNLELRRKVLPRNQISFDTYQSQSIAEYLLRRFQNFQYGEPPAPVSDEDKLRRELWLKIEEQFQNKTKSCHLPKIVGIGTEKCGTFALFDFLRPHPMIRMGRELPPELKDDPFVGDLEIEAHYFDQSSTFYDLKQYCARLPLAEEGAFVAEKTPAYFSFPPLFVPMSMKKVLPHTKLLLVLCDPVKRALSDFQHEWDLLRVHNGSGELSRYHNFTSYLDVYLPRMTQEVGEWIEERATLMSYRVIKEHNRHFLNHILTVGLYALHLKRWFPYYDQSNLMIIDGGKLLSNPGPIIEEVQDFYDLPKLLLKEDYVRDPDTNYFCFKYWKTGELRRLPKSKQRTRNGNAKLTDEETVRLKSFYKTHNEALFKMLNRTFNWI comes from the exons ATGCTAACTCTGATGAAAAGTTTGCTTCTTGGCGTCTTCTGTTTATCTGTCGTCACACTCTGTCTATTCAACCTCGAACTACGCCGGAAGGTGCTTCCCCGGAACCAGATTTCATTTGACACAT ACCAATCGCAATCGATTGCGGAATATCTTTTGAGAAGATTTCAAAACTTCCAATATGGGGAACCCCCTGCTCCGGTCTCCGATGAAGACAAATTGAGGAGAGAGCTTTGGCTGAAAATAGAAGAACAATTCCAGAATAAG ACGAAAAGTTGCCATCTTCCGAAAATCGTCGGGATAGGAACTGAGAAGTGCGGAACTTTTGCTCTCTTTGACTTCCTGCGTCCGCATCCGATGATCAGGATGGGAAGAGAACTTCCGCCGGAGTTGAAGGATGACCCGTTTGTGGGAGATTTAGAAATCGAAGCTCACTACTTTGACCAATCTTCGACTTTCTACGATTTAAAACAATACTG TGCTCGTCTGCCTCTAGCGGAGGAAGGCGCGTTCGTGGCGGAAAAAACTCCGGCTTATTTTTCCTTTCCGCCTCTCTTTGTACCCATGTCCATGAAGAAAGTTCTTCCGCACACCAAGTTGCTCCTTGTTCTTTGCGATCCAGTGAAGAGGGCGCTGTCAGATTTCCAACACGAG TGGGATCTTCTCAGAGTGCACAATGGGTCTGGCGAGCTCAGTCGTTACCACAATTTTACTTCTTACCTGGACGTTTATCTGCCCAGGATGACGCAAGAGGTTGGGGAGTGGATCGAAGAACGCGCGACGTTGATGAGCTACAGAGTGATCAAAGAACACAATAGACATTTCCTTAATCATATTCTAACTGTGGGTTTATACGCCCTGCACTTGAAAAGGTGGTTCCCCTATTACGATCAGTCAAACCTGATGATAATTGACGGCGGGAAACTGCTCAGTAACCCGGGTCCAATAATCGAAGAGGTTCAAGATTTTTACGATCTGCCCAAACTTCTTTTGAAGGAAGATTACGTCAGAGATCCGGACACAAATTATTTCTGCTTCAAATATTGGAAAACTGGCGAGTTGAGGCGACTTCCAAAATCGAAGCAACGAACAAGGAACGGCAACGCTAAGCTGACCGACGAGGAGACGGTTCGATTGAAAAGTTTCTACAAAACTCACAACGAGGCTTTATTTAAAATGCTCAATCGGACGTTTAACTGGATatga